The Deltaproteobacteria bacterium genomic interval CGGAGGTCGACCGCTACGAACGAGAAGTCGCGGACCTGCGGCGCCGCGCGGACTACGAGCACCGCAAGACCGAGGAGGCGCTGGAAAAGGCACGCCGGCAGGCGGAGGCTGCCGCCCGCGAAGAGTCGGCAGCGCGGGCACGCGCGGAAGAGCAGGCGCGCGTCGAGGCCGAGCGCCGGACGCTGGAAGAAACGCGGCGAAGGCTGGCGCAACAGGAAGCAGGCCGGACTCTCGCCGAGGGCTTGGCGAAGACCCGGAGTGGTTTCATCGCCCGCCTCAATGCGTTCGTCGGCGCCAGCAAGGACCTGGACGACGCCGCGCTCGCGGAGCTGGAGGAGATTCTCTTCTCCGCGGACGTGGGCGTCCACACGGCGACCGCGCTTCTGGAGAGCGTGCGCGAACGGCTCAAACGCCGTGAGCTCTCGGATCTGGCCAGGGTGAAGGCCGCCTTGCGCGAGGAGATCGAACGCATCCTCTCCCAGGCATCCGGCCCTCACGGCGGCCTGCCCGACGCGCCGCCGCCGCAAGTGGTGATGGTCGTCGGCGTGAACGGCACGGGAAAGACGACCACCATCGGCAAGCTCGCGGCAAAGATGAAAGCCGCCGGCAAGTCCGTCATCCTCGGCGCCGGCGATACCTTCCGCGCCGCCGCCGGCGAACAGCTCGACGTGTGGGCCGATCGCGCGCAGGTCCCGATCGTCCGCGGCAAGGACGGCACCGACCCCGGCGCGGTGCTCTTCGACGCGGTGACGCGCGCCCGCGGCGAGAAACTCGACGTGGTGCTCTGCGACACCGCCGGCCGCCTGCACACGAAGCCCAATCTGATGGAAGAGCTGAAGCGGCTGAAGCGGACGCTGTCCAAGGCCCAGGAAGGCGCCCCCCACGAGGTGCTGCTGGTCGTCGACGCCACCACCGGCCAGAACGCCATCCAGCAGGCCCGCCAGTTCCACGACTCGCTGGGCGTGACC includes:
- the ftsY gene encoding signal recognition particle-docking protein FtsY, coding for MAVALLIAAALIIALLARAFVSRRARPPGELPAAPERETIEPAKVSISEAAPPAERVAREKRAREELAESEQRLEVAHEAARREPQSSAARAEVDRYEREVADLRRRADYEHRKTEEALEKARRQAEAAAREESAARARAEEQARVEAERRTLEETRRRLAQQEAGRTLAEGLAKTRSGFIARLNAFVGASKDLDDAALAELEEILFSADVGVHTATALLESVRERLKRRELSDLARVKAALREEIERILSQASGPHGGLPDAPPPQVVMVVGVNGTGKTTTIGKLAAKMKAAGKSVILGAGDTFRAAAGEQLDVWADRAQVPIVRGKDGTDPGAVLFDAVTRARGEKLDVVLCDTAGRLHTKPNLMEELKRLKRTLSKAQEGAPHEVLLVVDATTGQNAIQQARQFHDSLGVTGFVLTKLDGTAKGGVIIGICDTLKIPVRYVGIGEKVSDLKEFDAHEFVEALFAE